From Aquificaceae bacterium, one genomic window encodes:
- the yidC gene encoding membrane protein insertase YidC yields the protein MERKDLDLRGLFIIFVVVTLFLFAYQAYLIFFTPQPAPQTQEKIEEKPQNVPSLLLGTKREAQKPQTLKTFDFEKFTLTLAEEGARVVKLVDKRYQKDLITEEEKRLHIYPLEVFTGDPEVDTLLNFSPYEITSEGNRIIATLKGETFELKKILEYKGDYFILRLESKGLPSLFVNPGMRVKEDDFFTHSGPVFKIGDRVERLEPKKIEGRELITGDIRFAGEESRYYFKGFVGDINAVAIYRLQGRETITLVNTKDELIFYAGAKEYSRLRGIGLSDVIDFGTLRLIVKPLFVFMYWIYEHLHSWVFSIVALTLIIRLLMFPLTYKSTVAMSKMAELAPKMQELREKYKNDPAKFQEEMMKLYSEVGFNPLSGCLPILLQIPIFFALYKVLTITADLQLASFLWIPSLAQKDPYYILPILMGATMIAQQFIIPSPEKSQNYIMIIVSVVFTLLFASFPAGLVLYWTLNNIFNIGQTYIIKKLTFKDKPSQPHRKKGKKK from the coding sequence CTTTTTATAATCTTTGTGGTTGTGACGCTCTTTCTCTTTGCTTATCAAGCATATCTTATCTTTTTTACTCCTCAACCCGCACCCCAAACACAAGAAAAGATAGAAGAAAAACCTCAAAATGTGCCTTCTCTCCTTCTTGGCACTAAAAGAGAAGCTCAAAAGCCACAGACTCTTAAGACCTTTGATTTTGAAAAGTTTACCCTCACGCTTGCCGAGGAAGGTGCCCGTGTTGTAAAACTTGTGGATAAAAGGTATCAAAAGGACTTGATAACAGAAGAGGAAAAAAGACTTCACATATACCCCCTTGAAGTTTTTACTGGAGACCCAGAGGTTGACACTTTGCTAAATTTCTCTCCCTATGAGATAACTTCAGAAGGAAATAGGATAATCGCCACTCTAAAAGGTGAGACCTTTGAACTTAAGAAAATTCTTGAGTATAAGGGTGATTACTTTATTCTTAGACTGGAAAGCAAGGGACTACCTTCCCTTTTTGTCAACCCTGGCATGCGTGTAAAGGAGGATGACTTCTTTACTCATTCTGGTCCTGTATTTAAGATAGGTGATAGAGTAGAAAGGCTTGAACCTAAGAAGATAGAAGGTAGAGAACTTATAACGGGGGACATAAGGTTTGCCGGAGAAGAGAGCAGGTATTACTTTAAGGGTTTTGTTGGAGATATAAACGCTGTTGCGATTTATAGACTGCAGGGACGAGAGACTATAACCTTAGTCAACACCAAAGATGAGCTTATCTTCTATGCAGGTGCAAAAGAGTATTCAAGGCTGAGGGGTATTGGGCTTTCTGATGTTATAGACTTTGGCACTCTTAGGCTTATTGTTAAGCCACTCTTTGTGTTTATGTATTGGATATACGAACATCTTCACTCTTGGGTTTTTTCCATAGTTGCGCTAACTCTGATAATAAGGCTTTTGATGTTCCCTCTTACCTACAAAAGCACTGTAGCCATGAGTAAGATGGCAGAGCTTGCTCCCAAGATGCAGGAGCTAAGGGAAAAATACAAAAACGACCCTGCAAAGTTCCAAGAAGAGATGATGAAGCTATACAGTGAAGTGGGCTTTAATCCCCTGTCAGGATGTCTTCCTATCCTTCTTCAAATACCCATATTTTTTGCTCTTTACAAGGTTCTTACCATAACCGCAGACCTTCAGCTTGCAAGCTTTCTCTGGATTCCAAGTCTTGCACAAAAGGACCCTTATTACATCTTACCTATACTTATGGGTGCTACCATGATAGCACAGCAGTTTATTATCCCAAGTCCAGAGAAATCACAAAACTACATAATGATAATAGTCTCTGTGGTCTTTACTCTTCTCTTTGCCAGCTTTCCTGCAGGGCTTGTCCTATACTGGACG